A section of the Bacillus sp. HSf4 genome encodes:
- the leuS gene encoding leucine--tRNA ligase translates to MSFDHQKIEKKWQDYWLNNKTFATLEDKSKPKFYALDMFPYPSGAGLHVGHPEGYTATDILSRMKRMQGYDVLHPMGWDAFGLPAEQYALDTGNDPAVFTKQNIDNFRRQIRALGFSYDWDREVNTTDPAYYKWTQWIFLKLYEKGLAYIDEVPVNWCPALGTVLANEEVIDGKSERGGHPVERRPMKQWMLKITAYADRLLEDLEELDWPESIKEMQRNWIGRSEGAHVHFAIDGSDETFTVFTTRPDTLFGATYAVLAPEHELVQKITTKEQQDAVNAYIEEIQSKSDLERTDLAKTKTGVFTGAYAVNPANGENIPVWIADYVLATYGTGAVMAVPAHDERDHEFAAAFGLPVKEVVKGGNVEKDAYTGDGEHINSDFLNGLDKAAAIAKMIEWLEENGKGEKKVTYRLRDWLFSRQRYWGEPIPIIHWEDGTSTPVPEEELPLMLPKTSEIKPSGTGESPLANIKEWVEVTDPETGKKGRRETNTMPQWAGSCWYFLRYIDPHNPNQLASPEKLKEWLPVDMYIGGAEHAVLHLLYARFWHKFLYDIGVVPTKEPFQQLYNQGMILGENNEKMSKSKGNVVNPDEIVETHGADTLRLYEMFMGPLDASIAWSTTGLDGARRFLDRVWRLFIDDNGELNSKIKEGAGETLERVYHETVMKVTDHFEGLRFNTGISQLMVFVNEAYKADELPKEYMEGFVKLLSPVAPHLAEELWSRLGHEGTITYESWPVYDEAKLVDDEIEIVVQLNGKVKAKLNVPADAGKEELEELAKNNDKVKEQLEGKTIRKVIAVPGKLVNIVAN, encoded by the coding sequence TTGAGTTTTGATCATCAAAAAATCGAAAAAAAGTGGCAGGACTATTGGCTGAACAACAAAACGTTTGCCACGCTTGAAGATAAATCCAAACCGAAATTTTATGCATTGGACATGTTTCCGTATCCGTCAGGTGCAGGGCTGCACGTCGGCCATCCCGAAGGCTATACAGCAACGGATATCCTGTCCCGCATGAAGCGGATGCAAGGGTATGATGTCCTGCATCCAATGGGCTGGGACGCATTCGGGCTTCCGGCTGAGCAATATGCGCTTGATACAGGAAACGATCCTGCGGTCTTTACAAAGCAGAACATCGACAACTTCCGCCGCCAGATTAGGGCCCTCGGTTTTTCGTACGACTGGGACCGTGAAGTGAATACAACAGATCCGGCCTACTATAAGTGGACACAGTGGATTTTCTTAAAGCTTTATGAAAAAGGACTCGCTTACATAGATGAAGTGCCTGTCAACTGGTGCCCTGCGCTCGGAACGGTTCTGGCCAACGAAGAAGTCATCGACGGAAAAAGCGAACGCGGCGGCCACCCCGTAGAACGCCGTCCGATGAAGCAGTGGATGCTGAAAATTACGGCATACGCCGACCGCCTTCTTGAAGATCTTGAAGAGCTTGACTGGCCGGAAAGCATTAAAGAAATGCAGCGGAATTGGATCGGCCGCTCTGAAGGCGCTCACGTCCATTTTGCCATCGACGGCAGCGATGAAACGTTCACCGTTTTCACAACGCGTCCTGATACACTGTTTGGCGCGACATATGCCGTACTCGCTCCCGAACATGAGCTTGTTCAAAAAATTACGACGAAAGAACAGCAGGATGCAGTCAATGCCTATATTGAAGAGATTCAGTCAAAGAGCGATTTAGAGCGGACAGACCTGGCCAAAACGAAGACAGGCGTCTTCACAGGGGCTTACGCGGTCAATCCGGCAAACGGAGAAAACATTCCGGTCTGGATTGCGGATTATGTTCTGGCTACATACGGAACCGGGGCGGTCATGGCTGTGCCGGCCCATGATGAACGCGATCATGAGTTTGCTGCGGCCTTCGGTCTGCCCGTCAAAGAAGTCGTTAAAGGCGGGAATGTTGAGAAAGATGCCTATACAGGAGATGGCGAACATATCAATTCCGATTTTCTGAACGGTCTTGATAAAGCGGCTGCGATTGCAAAAATGATCGAGTGGCTTGAAGAAAACGGCAAAGGTGAGAAAAAGGTGACATACCGCCTCCGCGATTGGCTGTTCAGCCGTCAGCGCTACTGGGGCGAGCCGATTCCGATCATTCATTGGGAAGACGGCACATCAACACCCGTCCCTGAAGAAGAGCTCCCGCTTATGCTGCCGAAAACGTCTGAAATCAAGCCGAGCGGTACAGGTGAATCCCCGCTTGCCAACATTAAAGAGTGGGTGGAAGTGACAGATCCTGAGACTGGCAAAAAAGGAAGACGGGAAACGAATACAATGCCGCAGTGGGCCGGCAGCTGCTGGTACTTCCTGCGCTATATCGATCCTCATAATCCGAATCAACTCGCCTCGCCGGAAAAATTAAAGGAATGGCTTCCTGTCGATATGTATATCGGAGGCGCCGAGCATGCGGTTCTTCATTTATTGTATGCGCGCTTCTGGCACAAATTCCTTTATGATATCGGTGTCGTCCCGACGAAAGAGCCGTTCCAGCAGCTGTACAACCAAGGCATGATCCTTGGCGAAAACAACGAGAAAATGAGCAAATCTAAAGGCAATGTCGTCAACCCGGATGAAATTGTCGAGACGCACGGCGCGGATACGCTCCGTTTGTACGAAATGTTCATGGGACCGCTCGATGCATCGATCGCCTGGTCAACGACAGGACTTGACGGAGCCCGCCGTTTCCTAGACCGTGTATGGCGTCTGTTTATCGATGACAATGGCGAGCTGAACAGCAAGATCAAAGAAGGCGCCGGTGAAACGCTTGAGCGCGTCTACCATGAAACAGTCATGAAAGTGACAGACCATTTTGAAGGCTTGCGTTTTAATACAGGGATTTCCCAGCTGATGGTTTTTGTCAATGAAGCGTATAAAGCGGACGAGCTTCCGAAGGAATACATGGAAGGCTTTGTGAAGCTGCTTTCTCCTGTAGCGCCGCACCTTGCTGAGGAGCTGTGGAGCCGCCTCGGGCATGAAGGAACGATCACATATGAATCATGGCCTGTCTATGATGAAGCAAAGCTTGTCGATGATGAAATCGAAATCGTCGTTCAGCTGAACGGAAAAGTGAAAGCGAAGTTAAACGTACCGGCTGATGCTGGAAAAGAAGAGCTTGAAGAACTGGCCAAAAACAATGACAAAGTAAAAGAACAGCTGGAAGGAAAAACGATCAGAAAAGTGATCGCTGTTCCCGGAAAGCTAGTGAATATAGTCGCGAATTAA